One window from the genome of Montipora foliosa isolate CH-2021 chromosome 5, ASM3666993v2, whole genome shotgun sequence encodes:
- the LOC138002387 gene encoding uncharacterized protein: MEATEANVEIKVTQLEMTAMRLMPFWKKGNMRLGETIEALPFTAEGYNRAKSILTEKYGKESEIVKAYTEEIIELPSIPNDNQKKISEFSEKLTYCVQAGNGAVLMTLDKLPSIRGDLMRTDPDWESWDFVTLSEAIRLWRGYPVVLAGDINKAFLQIRIHESERDGTVFPLATKSLIRDRNLPIYTSIVWAFPFPILVGGVLECHLDAWARSTHKKLTVFVEAFYIDDLLSGGQDVQQARTRKEIAMEIMSDASFELHKWHSNEPQLEDRPASTPYEEQSYAKQQLQAQSSGSKLLGVKWNKEDDTIAVQFQK; the protein is encoded by the exons GTTGGGAGAAACAATAGAAGCATTACCCTTCACGGCTGAGGGCTACAATCGCGCAAAGAGTATCTTAACAGAGAAATACGGAAAGGAATCGGAAATCGTAAAAGCATATACAGAAGAAATTATAGAACTTCCTTCCATACCAAACGACAATCAGAAGAAAATAAGCGAATTTAGCGAGAAGCTGACTTATTGTGTGCAAGCGGGTAACGGGGCGGTGTTGATGACGCTTGACAAGTTGCCATCAATTCGTGGAGACCTCATGCGAACCGACCCAGACTGGGAGAGTTGGGATTTTGTGACGCTCTCGGAAGCTATTCGATTGTGG AGAGGTTACCCAGTGGTCCTAGCGGGTGACATAAACAAGGCGTTTCTACAAATACGAATCCACGAAAGCGAGAGAGATGGCACTGTGTTTCCACTGGCGACCAAGTCCCTTATCAGAGATAGAAACCTACCGATTTACACGAGTATTGTTTGGGCTTTCCCCTTCCCCATTCTTGTAGGAGGCGTCCTCGAATGCCATTTAGACGCTTGGGCAAGAAGTACCCACAAGAAACTGACCGTCTTCGTCGAAGCTTTCTACATTGACGATCTTCTGTCAGGCGGACAGGATGTTCAACAAGCAAGGACGCGAAAGGAAATAGCGATGGAGATAATGAGTGACGCTTCGTTTGAACTTCACAAATGGCATTCCAACGAGCCTCAACTGGAGGACAGACCGGCCTCCACGCCTTACGAAGAGCAGTCGTACGCCAAACAGCAGCTACAAGCCCAGTCAAGTGGGTCGAAGCTATTAGGGGTCAAGTGGAACAAGGAGGACGATACGATTGCGGTACAGTTCCAGAAGTAG
- the LOC138002386 gene encoding tigger transposable element-derived protein 6-like, which produces MSIAGEEGDESAETVESWKERVKEITRGYAPQDVWNEYETGSFWKALPENSLSERGKHCRGGKNSMQRVTVAFFVNAAGGKESPVLIGKSKKPCCFSKLKDTSHPCGAHYFSNDKAWMRTEIMTDILTKLNTRMKRDNTTSRTQPLDAGIIKTWKVYYRRKLLRYVASQIEVKQCASDVIKSVNLLMAVRWMVSACEEVKPEVIIKCLKHVGMNSEENQVEEDDDPFAGEELLDLNELVVKVSGETNVDAATYVADADSEALSHEHCVDTGDPNWWRNVRTEIIESHKSTETMQRDDKDDNEDMGQPLSRPEVGSVKD; this is translated from the exons ATGAGTATCGCTGGAGAAGAGGGAGACGAAAGTGCTGAGACCGTCGAAAGCTGGAAGGAACGGGTTAAGGAAATCACCCGAGGCTACGCCCCACAGGACGTGTGGAACGAGTATGAAACTGGGTCTTTCTGGAAGGCCCTGCCTGAAAATTCCTTATCGGAGAGAGGGAAGCATTGTAGAGGTGGGAAAAACTCTATGCAGCGAGTTACAGTTGCTTTCTTTGTCAATGCAGCTGGTGGAAAGGAAAGCCCAGTTTTGATCGGCAAAAGTAAAAAGCCCTGCTGCTTTTCTAAGTTAAAAGACACCTCCCATCCCTGTGGTGCTCACTATTTCAGTAACGATAAGGCATGGATGCGCACTGAAATTATGACTGACATCCTTACTAAACTCAACACTCGTATGAAGCGTGAC AACACAACTTCACGTACCCAGCCCCTTGATGCAGGCATCATCAAGACATGGAAGGTGTACTACCGTCGAAAGCTTCTTCGGTACGTTGCCAGCCAAATTGAAGTCAAGCAGTGTGCAAGTGACGTTATCAAATCAGTCAATTTGTTGATGGCTGTGAGGTGGATGGTGAGTGCATGCGAAGAAGTCAAGCCAGAAGTGATTATTAAGTGCCTTAAACACGTTGGCATGAACTCAGAGGAGAACCAAGTAGAGGAAGATGATGATCCATTTGCTGGAGAAGAGCTCTTGGATTTAAATGAGCTGGTTGTGAAAGTTTCTGGTGAGACAAACGTTGATGCTGCTACATACGTCGCTGATGCTGACTCCGAAGCTCTCTCCCATGAGCACTGTGTTGATACTGGTGATCCAAACTGGTGGAGAAATGTTCGGACAGAGATAATCGAAAGTCACAAATCAACGGAAACAATGCAACGTGACGACAAGGATGACAATGAAGACATGGGCCAACCTCTTAGTCGTCCTGAGGTGGGCTCGGTCAAGGATTAA